Proteins encoded by one window of Xiphophorus couchianus chromosome 13, X_couchianus-1.0, whole genome shotgun sequence:
- the LOC114156650 gene encoding zinc finger protein 516-like has translation METEEKEDVSQKQALSTKEVEEDATMCHTCGVCGRSFPLLSSLSQHMRRHTREKPYKCPYCEHRTAQKGSLKAHIRSHKLGLLSKNSGDNEVKEDKEQKDEPDVLDLPEVISTSDKAHHINGKVKKKVTKKKVKSKNGIEFGDRPFSCIFCGQVFPQVLLLKSHIKLHHGSHDHGCRICGRRFRQAWFLQSHMRIHRVKAQLQGSKNNELPATINGTPQDPASLINEECLYELCAGCGNFFKDRTTLRVHEKLHNLNPNPKIEDLMPSELQVHKKHFLELLNLKSANSKEPPEEKFQGGRIQELDPVCSYQAWQLATRGRLVESSEKCLGWEERLADAEVAYDTEKGEYVPLKQEKKRKQTDSSNSSVKKKKGDTGYDHTPNTLNHGRSGDKKIFQKDRIILNGLGQAFYEALQTKKVREQSSKQSKNIRSQEHGDKKSYSCEYCDFQTDDSSLLRSHLYNHRLGPCSKQSTTTGNISKSGSSKYMDYLRSRSVLLSQPYWNQYTYPPGQKFAEGNIKMENSNGIEMKEEVHTGGENFSLLNLSSSSAAVENSNYLVKTEGLVQHQCLYCSHTSNYPEVLWIHQRVTHRVDGSSSVAPKWAPCISILKSLKAGSSQWRRTGPPPFLEGKDCPALPTPRTQRTQPPGVTAQTSSKVSSSKIQSSIPKPKRHPKDSHSSDATHSRGKVVFQPQRKSGEHKRVVDSVSKASIAQVTSINSSVHTKSLSNFQTSSSPKHRGNRVAVEGVFPQEGLGFMLARNQSGTSSNTAADKTYSRRQSWDFSSGLKGPDLWAAMNMWGLHGGKAYLEPHLFAQGKSDSTGDTPKEMDLLSLLKRYSPHELAALYQHWGYVDPRLDPQATLQLNGSFGNEVHSSTESSKQKSSRSTPSSGSLHKGT, from the exons atGGAGACAGAGGAGAAAGAGGATGTATcacaaaaacaagctttaaGTACAAAAGAAGTGGAAGAAGATGCAACAATGTGCCACACATGTGGAGTGTGTGGTCGTAGTTTTCCTCtgctcagctctctctctcaGCACATGAGACGACACACACGGGAGAAGCCGTATAAGTGTCCCTACTGTGAGCACCGGACAGCGCAGAAAGGCAGCCTGAAGGCTCACATCCGAAGCCATAAACTGGGCCTACTCAGCAAAAACTCTGGAGACAATGAGGTGAAAGAAGATAAGGAACAGAAAGATGAGCCTGATGTTCTTGACCTCCCTGAAGTCATCAGCACATCTGACAAAGCTCATCACATCAATGGGAAGGTGAAGAAGAaagtaacaaagaaaaaagttaaaagtaaaaatgggaTTGAGTTTGGAGACAGGCCTTTCTCCTGCATCTTTTGCGGCCAAGTTTTCCCTCAGGTATTGCTCCTTAAATCCCACATTAAGCTGCACCACGGTTCCCATGATCATGGATGCCGCATTTGTGGACGACGCTTCCGCCAAGCATGGTTCCTCCAAAGCCACATGCGCATTCATCGGGTCAAAGCACAGCTTCAAGGCAGTAAAAACAATGAGCTGCCTGCCACAATCAATGGGACTCCTCAGGACCCAGCGTCACTGATAAACGAAGAGTGCCTCTACGAGCTCTGCGCCGGCTGCGGGAACTTCTTCAAAGACCGCACCACATTGCGGGTTCATGAAAAGCTGCATAATCTGAACCCAAATCCAAAAATTGAAGACCTGATGCCCTCTGAGTTGCAAGTTCATAAGAAGCACTTTTTGGAACTCCTGAACCTCAAAAGTGCTAACTCTAAAGAACCACCAGAGGAAAAATTTCAGGGTGGAAGAATTCAAGAGCTAGACCCAGTTTGTAGTTACCAAGCCTGGCAGTTAGCTACAAGGGGACGACTAGTGGAGTCCTCTGAAAAATGTCTGGGCTGGGAGGAGAGACTGGCTGATGCAGAAGTGGCATATGACACAGAGAAAGGAGAATACGTACCCCTGAAGCaggaaaagaagaggaaacAAACTGACAGCTCCAACTCTAGtgtcaagaagaagaagggtgATACAGGCTACGATCACACCCCTAACACTCTGAATCACGGCAGAAGTGGAGACaaaaagattttccaaaaagaCCGTATCATTTTGAATGGACTCGGTCAAGCGTTTTATGAGGCACTGCAGACAAAGAAGGTCAGAGAACAATCATCTAAGCAGAGTAAGAACATCAGGAGCCAAGAGCATGGAG ATAAAAAGTCCTACTCCTGTGAGTACTGTGATTTCCAGACTGATGACTCCTCACTGCTCAGGTCCCACCTATACAACCATCGCCTCGGCCCCTGCAGCAAACAGAGCACCACTACTGGCAACATCAGTAAAAGTGGTTCTTCGAAATATATGGACTACCTCAGGAGCAGGAGTGTGTTGCTCAGTCAGCCATATTGGAATCAGTACACATATCCTCCTGGTCAGAAGTTTGCAGAGGGAAACATTAAGATGGAAAACTCAAACGGGATTGAGATGAAAGAGGAGGTACACACTGGTGGCGAAAATTTCAGTCTTCTTAATCTTTCTTCatcctctgctgctgttgaaAATTCAAATTATCTGGTAAAAACGGAGGGCCTGGTGCAACATCAGTGTCTATACTGCTCGCACACTAGCAATTACCCAGAAGTCCTGTGGATTCATCAGCGTGTCACCCACAGGGTGGATGGCAGCAGCTCTGTAGCACCAAAGTGGGCACCCtgcattagcattttaaagaGTTTGAAAGCGGGTTCTTCTCAATGGAGGCGCACAGGACCTCCACCGTTCCTTGAAGGCAAGGACTGCCCAGCTTTACCCACTCCACGAACACAGCGTACACAACCTCCAGGTGTCACAGCCCAAACCAGCAGCAAGGTCTCATCCTCAAAAATCCAGTCAAGCATCCCAAAGCCCAAGCGTCACCCGAAGGACTCACATTCCTCAGATGCAACACACTCTCGTGGGAAGGTTGTGTTCCAACCTCAAAGGAAGTCTGGTGAACATAAACGAGTTGTAGATAGTGTAAGTAAAGCCTCCATTGCCCAGGTTACTTCTATAAACAGTTCTGTGCACACCAAGAGTCTCTCGAACTTCCAAACTTCAAGCAGCCCCAAGCACAGAGGCAACAGAGTTGCTGTGGAGGGTGTCTTTCCCCAGGAGGGTTTGGGGTTTATGTTAGCAAGAAATCAAAGTGGGACTTCTTCTAACACAGCAGCAGACAAAACCTACTCCCGAAGGCAATCATGGGACTTTTCCTCTGGTCTTAAAGGCCCTGATCTTTGGGCAGCCATGAACATGTGGGGGCTACATGGTGGGAAAGCCTATTTAGAGCCACACCTTTTTGCTCAGGGAAAGAGTGACTCAACAGGAGACACCCCTAAGGAGATGGACCTTTTAAGTCTTTTGAAGCGCTACAGTCCCCATGAGCTGGCAGCTCTTTATCAGCACTGGGGATATGTCGATCCAAGACTGGATCCACAAG CAACACTGCAGTTGAATGGAAGTTTTGGGAATGAAGTTCATTCTTCCACTGAATCTTCCAAACAG